A DNA window from Naumovozyma dairenensis CBS 421 chromosome 7, complete genome contains the following coding sequences:
- the APC2 gene encoding anaphase promoting complex subunit 2 (similar to Saccharomyces cerevisiae APC2 (YLR127C); ancestral locus Anc_8.321): MTPLLDTDVDLSRITESIFVSIDPQYHPQLQTMLLWLNPNETTTQSATTMTIDLKNCINIIVSTYGKDDQIRLLFKKYYSFVIKLHFMKDNRPKNMTSIREFHKLENLYLTPLRFTYDLIDTNEMQSLINIFKRYLINNNFTFRKNVLHSMETLFLTEDQFEFQYNMNSLNEIVIWLNDANGNVSPIDLLLDLLLRKIEKFCQREMAGLWNGRFIIMEKFNLFINQYWKLISKLFHHQQFDYGDVENDHALTNLIYYFFTQQFIKIRINESLKIMVSNFPISTPTIIELKNVLITSSMPRENVSTTATTTFRDTNLSEEYLKLFVKKFLKDFQRKFLNPCIPTIPLIRALVKMTNSFLILDPRGQLLTTIILTLKPLIQRRTTDIVNILLYAMLNLNEMELHKLGCNIDFDIESFNILVSELYPTIIKSMNQNQNNPSVVPYTTAGTGTTCSNERITNDDIPYQNVKDMANANTMEYLARRKPETKPFFDLFKQYLEWVPPMNKIYDSTSKNTVVDDEETSRIRSRHAIDYLFRFFDSIDLLLSEYLKLLTEKFIHSKNYYTLDNNWLWCLNLLKEKSNSSNVPDENVKSTINTIDIMLNDMKRSASYGKDKKHTKENNMVQGDIGFYPKEVSKLYWKINSTNIAKWRMNMKGDFFHLLKYSKTAEPNHTMDIKLNRFFNELGRKGKKMELYKDKSLMEMKISFDDGRELFFDNITIEQYDVLSLFTVEKGAAFTLEKAYDFFSGLKRGKQKLEECIQFWVDKKVLYLDDDDGCYKVLERLTFLDEIKQRKKMQEETVIKSDARMGIDHDYVQEAAEDDDIAGFETHKDVISRANDEIKNILDRIFPFINGMLENLGSMKLEKIHSFLKMTVPRDFEYNRIAIHQLENYLNGLVEDEKLETTTDGAFKKPK, encoded by the coding sequence ATGACTCCGCTACTCGACACAGATGTGGATCTATCAAGAATCACAGAATCTATTTTCGTATCAATAGATCCACAATACCATCCACAATTACAAACAATGCTTCTTTGGCTAAACCCAAACGAAACAACCACTCAGTCTGCTACCACCATGACcattgatttgaaaaattgtatCAATATCATAGTATCTACCTACGGTAAAGACGATCAAAtaagattattattcaagaaatattaCTCATTCGTTATAAAGCTACATTTCATGAAAGATAATCGTCCTAAGAACATGACGAGTATAAGGGAGTTTCACAAGTTAGAGAATTTATATCTGACACCTTTGAGGTTCACTTATGATTTGATTGATACAAATGAAATGCAATCActtattaatatatttaaacgatatttaattaataataatttcacaTTTAGGAAGAATGTATTACATTCCATGGAAACATTGTTTTTAACTGAGgatcaatttgaattccaatataatatgaatAGTCTGAATGAGATTGTTATATGGTTGAATGATGCAAATGGGAATGTTTCGCccattgatttattattggatTTATTGTTAcgaaaaattgaaaaattttgtCAGAGAGAAATGGCTGGTCTTTGGAATGGTAGGTTTATTATaatggaaaaatttaatttgtttattaatcaatattggaaattaataagtaaattgtttcatcatcaacaatttgATTATGGTGATGTGGAAAATGATCATGCATTGactaatttaatttattattttttcacacaacaatttattaagattagaattaatgaaagtttgaaaattatggtttcaaatttcCCAATTTCAACACCAactattattgaattgaaaaatgtgTTAATTACTTCATCAATGCCTCGTGAGAATGTATCTACCACGGCAACAACGACCTTTCGAGATACGAATCTAAgtgaagaatatttaaaactTTTCGttaagaaatttttaaagGATTTCCAAAGAAAGTTCTTGAATCCATGTATCCCAACTATACCGTTAATTAGAGCATTAGTGAAGATGACAAATAGTTTCCTCATATTAGATCCCAGGGGACAATTATTAACGACAATAATATTGACGTTGAAACCATTAATACAACGACGTACGACAGATATTGTTAATATCTTATTATATGCTATGcttaatttgaatgaaatgGAATTACATAAATTGGGTTGTAATATAGATTTTGACATTGAATCATTCAATATACTTGTATCTGAATTATACCCTACAATCATCAAATCAATGAATCAAAATCAGAATAATCCATCCGTAGTTCCATATACAACGGCAGGTACAGGTACCACTTGCAGTAATGAAAGAATaacaaatgatgatatccCATATCAAAATGTCAAAGATATGGCAAACGCTAATACAATGGAATATCTCGCTCGAAGGAAACCAGAAACAAAGccattttttgatttatttaaacAATATTTAGAATGGGTTCCACCAATGAACAAAATATACGATTCCACCTCTAAGAATACagttgttgatgatgaggagACAAGTCGCATACGTAGTCGTCATGCTATAGATTATCTTTTCCGGTTTTTcgattcaattgatttattactttcagaatatttaaaattattaactgaaaaattcattcattcgaaaaattattatacattGGATAATAATTGGTTGTGGtgtttgaatttattaaaggaaaaatctAATAGTTCAAATGTACCTGATGAAAATGTCAAATCTACTATAAATACTATTGATATTATGTTGAATGATATGAAGAGAAGTGCGTCGTATGGTAAAGATAAGAAACATACgaaggaaaataatatggTACAAGGAGATATTGGGTTTTATCCAAAGGAAGTTTCTAAATTGTATTGGAAGATTAATAGTACGAATATTGCAAAATGGAGAATGAACATGAAGGGTGATTTTTTCCATCTTCTTAAGTATTCTAAAACGGCAGAACCGAACCACACTATGGACATAAAATTAAATCgattttttaatgaattggGACGGaaagggaaaaaaatggaattaTATAAGGATAAAAGTTTAAtggaaatgaaaatatcatttgatgatgGTAGGGAATTATTTTTCGATAATATTACTATTGAACAATATGAtgttttatctttatttacAGTAGAAAAAGGAGCAGCGTTCACTTTAGAGAAAGCATACGATTTTTTTTCAGGTTTGAAACGTGGTAAACAAAAACTTGAAGAATGTATACAATTTTGGGTAGACAAAAAGGTGTTGTATttagatgatgacgatggGTGTTATAAAGTTTTGGAACGATTGACGTTTTTAGATGAAATAAAACAAcgaaaaaaaatgcaaGAGGAAACTGTAATAAAATCCGATGCAAGAATGGGTATTGACCATGATTATGTTCAAGAAGCGgctgaagatgatgatattgcGGGATTTGAAACGCATAAAGATGTCATTTCTAGAGCCAACGATGAAATCAAGAACATATTAGACAGAATTTTCCCCTTTATTAATGGGATGTTAGAGAATCTAGGTAGTATGAAATTAGAGAAAATCCATtcctttttgaaaatgacaGTTCCACGGgattttgaatataatagaATTGCCATTCACcaattagaaaattatttaaatggACTAGtggaagatgaaaaattagaaactACAACCGATGGAGCATTCAAGAAACCGAAATAA
- the NDAI0G02610 gene encoding putative amidotransferase (similar to Saccharomyces cerevisiae YLR126C; ancestral locus Anc_8.320) — MAQNKMNNKIAIFYTDEDAEWTHPHGNFVTMAQNLLENSKIDSTLETIEYQVFNIVQNEFPSFDSLHEFIGIFITGSKYDSFDSEIEWIINLRSFLKRLLSLENSKMMPPVVGICFGHQVIAAALGNKVDRNPKGLEAGVVEVKLNDMGQEIFGTDRPSLNLSMLHNDIAYEIPDGLSNWGGSDICDIQGFYLKNRILTFQGHPEFINDVAKKGVKRSYNTPGSKMREDQYIAMVNKCDTLTNDGYFVGQSIWKLFHGYI; from the coding sequence ATGgcacaaaataaaatgaataaCAAGATAGCCATTTTTTATACGGACGAAGATGCAGAATGGACCCATCCACACGGTAATTTCGTCACGATGGCCcaaaatttattggaaAACTCCAAGATTGACTCTACACTGGAAACCATAGAATACCAAGTATTCAACATTGTACAAAATGAATTCCCTTCTTTTGATTCATTACATGAATTTATTGGTATTTTCATTACTGGGTCTAAGTATGATTCGTTTGATAGTGAGATTGAATGGATAATTAATTTGAGATCGTTCCTAAAGAGGTTATTATCATTGGAAAATTCGAAGATGATGCCACCTGTTGTTGGGATTTGCTTTGGTCATCAAGTTATTGCAGCTGCATTGGGGAATAAAGTTGATAGAAACCCGAAGGGGCTAGAAGCTGGTGTAGTGGAAgtgaaattaaatgatatgGGACAAGAGATATTCGGTACAGATAGACCTAGTTTGAATTTATCCATGTTACATAATGATATTGCATATGAGATACCTGACGGATTGAGTAATTGGGGTGGTAGTGATATATGTGATATTCAAGGGTTCTATTTGAAGAATAGAATCTTGACTTTCCAAGGCCATCCggaatttattaatgacGTTGCCAAGAAAGGTGTCAAGAGATCGTATAATACGCCGGGGAGTAAAATGAGAGAAGACCAATACATTGCGATGGTGAACAAATGTGATACATTGACTAACGATGGGTACTTTGTTGGCCAAAGTATATGGAAATTATTCCATGGATAcatatga